DNA from Algisphaera agarilytica:
CCGCCGGGGCAACCTCAACGGCAACGGTAATGTGGATTCGTTCGACCTGCTGTTCATGCGGGACAACCGCTTCACCGCGGATGAAGACCTGCTGTGGAACCTCGATATCAACCCCGACGGGACCATCGACGGCGATGACGCCGAGCTCTTCGTCACCGCGTTCCTCGGCGAGATCACCGGCGACCTCACTCGCGACGGCGACATCAACCTCGACGACGCCAACGCCTTCGTCCTCGCCCTGGAAGACGTCAACGCCTACCAGACCCAGTACGCGATCGACGCGCTCGTCACCGCCGACGTGAACCGCGACTGGGTGTTCGATGTCAACGACATCGAAGCATTCCTCGGCCTGTTCGACGATCCGAGCGCCGCGGCGCAGATCTTCCTGGACGCGGGCCTGCCGATCCCCGAGCCGGGCACCGCGGCGTTGCTGGTCACGGTACTCATGGGCCTGCGGCGGGTGGATCGCCGGCGGTAAGGTTCACGTAAGCGGTCACTGGCTCTGCGCGAGCCCGATGATTTCGCCGTTCGGGCCGACAAAGAACGTGTACTTGTCCTGTGCATAGTTTTCGTTCTCGAGCTCGTACCCCTCCTGCTTCAATTGATCGCCGATGGTCGTGATGTCGTCGACGTAGAGCATGAAGTGGTTGTGGTTCGTGTTGCCGATCGGGCCGATGGTGTCGAGGTACTCCGGCGCGGTCAGCGAGAGATGGATCCGGCAGTCGTTGGCCTCGAGGCCCATGACGAGCATGCCTTCGATCCCCTCGCCGTGCAGCACCTCGGCATCAACCAGCGTGAACCCAAGGATCTCGCGGTAGAGCCGAAGCGTCTTCTCCAGCTCGAGGATATGCACACAGATGTATTTCAAACCCACAACTTTAGCCATGACACTTTGCTCGCTTTGATTATTCTTCAGAGTTGATTTCGATCGCCCGCCACGGTGCGGCGGTCAGTCCTGTAGCCCCGCGCGGACATCGTACATGCGGTAGCCGATGTCACGCATGCCTTCGATGAGGCCGGCGTGGGGGTAGTCGGTGAGGCTGACGATGCCGACGTTCCAGTTCTCCCCGTCGGGTCGGCCGGCGGGGGACTGGTCGATGTACTGGAACCAGTGGGCTCCGACGATCTGCGGGTTTTCCAAGCCGCTGCGGATGTATTCAACGAACCGTTCGCCGCGGTGCGTCTGGTCGGTGGCGCTGATCATGAGTCCGCCGAAGCCGCGGGCGTCGGCCGCGGAGAACGTGAACTCGCCGATCATCAGCGGGCGGTCGATGCCTTCGGGGAGTTTCAGGTCGCCGATGGTGCCCTGGTACGCGTTGTAGCTGACCACGTCGCAGTACTTGGCCGAGGCCTTCACGACGATGTCGTTCCGCCAGGCAAACCGCACGCCGAGGTAGAGCTTGTCGGGGGCCTGCTTCTTGAGCTCTTCCTTGATCGTGCGGAAGTAGGTCTCGCACAGCTTGCGGTAGAACGGCTCGAGGTCGGGCCGGGCACGGTCCAACTCCGGCGGCGCATCCTGACGTTGGACCATGTCGTCCCACGATTCGTAATCACTGCCCCACGCGGCGTTGAGCGCTTCGATGTTGCGGTGGTTCACCTTCAGGTCTTCGATCAACGCGAGCTTGGCGGCCTGATCGGCGGGGCTGGTGAGCGCCGCCACCGCGAGGTCGGTGGTGTTGCCCCAGCTCATCTCGTTGTCGATGTAGTAACCGATGTTCCACGGGTCGGTGCGCTCCTGCTCGTACTCCGCGATGGAGTCACGGGCCGCGTCACGGAAGCCCGGGTCGAACACATCGGGGAACTGGCCCCAGTAGCCGCTCGAGCCCTCGATCGGCCGCGAGCCGCGGACCCAGACGTGGGTGGTGTACGCGGTTTTCTGTTGGCGGTAGATCAGCGGGTCGCCCCAGGCCGCGATCGTGTTCATGCCCCAGCTGCGGATGCGCTGGTGAGCGAGGTCGGCGAACGACTCACGCCACGTCTCGCCGTACTTCCGCTGAAGGTTGGCGTTGTGGAAGTCGTACATCATGAACGGCAGCTTGTCTTTGTAGAAGCCGTGCGGCGCCCAGCCGGCGTTCTCCATGTAGTGCTGGGACAGCGGATCGCCTTCCTGCGGCGGCAGCCAGGCGAAGTAGTCTTCGCGGTATTGCACACCCGTGTACCCGCCGAAGCGGACGTCGATGCAGTCGGGACCGTTGGACCAGAACAGCCGGCCATCCGGATCGACCAGCCACCATTTGCCCTCGTGTTTGGTGACGCGGAAGTGGCCGGTGGCCTCGAGCTGCGGGCCGTCGGCCCAACCGCCGTACTTGTTGAAATTCGACGGGCCGGGGTTGGAGGCGAGGTCCTGCGCTTCGGACTCGATCTGCGCGATCAGGTCTTCGTCCGTATGGGCTTTGCCGTCCCACTCGGCGTGGACGTACTGGCCGAACTTATCGATGAACGGCAGGAACTCCGATAGCTCGAGCTTCTTCACTTCGCCCACCGCCCGGAGGTTGCTGACCACCAACGACTCTTCTTGATAGGGCCGAACCGAGAACAGGATGATCTTCACCA
Protein-coding regions in this window:
- a CDS encoding VOC family protein; translation: MAKVVGLKYICVHILELEKTLRLYREILGFTLVDAEVLHGEGIEGMLVMGLEANDCRIHLSLTAPEYLDTIGPIGNTNHNHFMLYVDDITTIGDQLKQEGYELENENYAQDKYTFFVGPNGEIIGLAQSQ
- a CDS encoding beta-agarase — protein: MNIQPLIGLLGLFVFAFLAAPKTQAQQLLEMGLAENVDDSAKSMPMIAFDADFSLDGVAGENTTVSLLAEDGALKAGWPAARNGYPGIKLHAPDGAWDLSSWRWIRLDVENTGAKNVRLGLRADNPGADDDDKRRMHVIIDVNAGQKQTISLPIYSTNWALDRSVELVGMRDTPGQCKIDPSEVVKIILFSVRPYQEESLVVSNLRAVGEVKKLELSEFLPFIDKFGQYVHAEWDGKAHTDEDLIAQIESEAQDLASNPGPSNFNKYGGWADGPQLEATGHFRVTKHEGKWWLVDPDGRLFWSNGPDCIDVRFGGYTGVQYREDYFAWLPPQEGDPLSQHYMENAGWAPHGFYKDKLPFMMYDFHNANLQRKYGETWRESFADLAHQRIRSWGMNTIAAWGDPLIYRQQKTAYTTHVWVRGSRPIEGSSGYWGQFPDVFDPGFRDAARDSIAEYEQERTDPWNIGYYIDNEMSWGNTTDLAVAALTSPADQAAKLALIEDLKVNHRNIEALNAAWGSDYESWDDMVQRQDAPPELDRARPDLEPFYRKLCETYFRTIKEELKKQAPDKLYLGVRFAWRNDIVVKASAKYCDVVSYNAYQGTIGDLKLPEGIDRPLMIGEFTFSAADARGFGGLMISATDQTHRGERFVEYIRSGLENPQIVGAHWFQYIDQSPAGRPDGENWNVGIVSLTDYPHAGLIEGMRDIGYRMYDVRAGLQD